Proteins encoded by one window of Arabidopsis thaliana chromosome 2, partial sequence:
- the CPT gene encoding cis-prenyltransferase (cis-prenyltransferase (CPT); FUNCTIONS IN: dehydrodolichyl diphosphate synthase activity; INVOLVED IN: dolichol biosynthetic process; LOCATED IN: endomembrane system; EXPRESSED IN: root; CONTAINS InterPro DOMAIN/s: Di-trans-poly-cis-decaprenylcistransferase-like, conserved site (InterPro:IPR018520), Di-trans-poly-cis-decaprenylcistransferase-like (InterPro:IPR001441); BEST Arabidopsis thaliana protein match is: Undecaprenyl pyrophosphate synthetase family protein (TAIR:AT5G58780.1); Has 9228 Blast hits to 9165 proteins in 2782 species: Archae - 287; Bacteria - 5302; Metazoa - 204; Fungi - 266; Plants - 216; Viruses - 0; Other Eukaryotes - 2953 (source: NCBI BLink).), whose translation MLSLLSSDSSLLSLLFLFLIPCLFITSYIGFPVFLLKLIGLIKIKAARDNEKRDEGTYVVREDGLQRELMPRHVAFILDGNRRWAKRAGLTTSQGHEAGAKRLIDIAELCFELGVHTVSAFAFSTENWGRDKIEIDNLMSLIQHYRNKSNIKFFHRSEVRVSVIGNKTKIPESLLKEIHEIEEATKGYKNKHLIMAVDYSGKFDIMHACKSLVKKSEKGLIREEDVDEALIERELLTNCSDFPSPDLMIRTSGEQRISNFFLWQLAYSELFFSPVFWPDFDKDKLLEALASYQRRERRFGCRV comes from the exons ATGttgtctcttctttcttctgattcttctcTATTATCactcctctttctctttctcatccCTTGTCTCTTTATCACAAGCTATATAGGCTTCCCTGTGTTCTTGCTAAAACTCATCGGactcatcaaaatcaaagctGCTCGAGACAACGAGAAACG TGATGAGGGAACTTATGTTGTCCGCGAGGATGGGTTACAAAGAGAACTAATGCCGAGACACGTGGCATTCATACTGGATGGGAACCGGAGATGGGCCAAACGGGCCGGATTGACGACGTCACAAGGCCACGAGGCGGGAGCTAAACGGCTTATAGATATCGCCGAGCTCTGCTTCGAGTTGGGGGTTCATACAGTCTCAGCTTTTGCTTTCTCCACAGAGAATTGGGGAAGAGACAAG ATTGAGATTGATAACTTGATGTCTTTGATCCAACACTACCGCAATAAGTCCAACATCAAATTCTTCCACAg ATCGGAAGTTCGCGTTTCTGTTATCGGGAATAAAACGAAGATCCCTGAATCTCTCCTCAAAGAAATCCATGAGATAGAGGAAGCTACCAAAGGCTACAAGAATAAACATCTCATCATGGCAGTAGATTACAGCGGGAAATTTGATATCATGCATGCTTGCAAGAGTCTTgtgaagaaatcagaaaaaggGTTGATCCGAGAGGAAGATGTAGACGAGGCATTGATCGAGAGAGAGCTTTTGACAAATTGTAGTGACTTCCCAAGTCCTGATTTAATGATTAGGACAAGTGGAGAACAGAGGATTAGTAACTTCTTCTTGTGGCAACTTGCTTATTCCGAGCTTTTCTTCTCGCCGGTATTTTGGCCTGATTTCGATAAGGATAAGCTTCTAGAGGCTCTTGCTTCGTATCAGCGTAGGGAAAGACGATTTGGTTGTCGGGTTTGA